Proteins encoded in a region of the uncultured Erythrobacter sp. genome:
- a CDS encoding serine hydrolase gives MSSSRWSALFAAFAGIALTVSPASAQTNDLEASFDSALGTELRNPQTYEAVYANGFEQRIAELANGDNGRIGVAAMDLATGEQIMVLGDQLFPMASTSKIAVAAAYLEMVEQGKYSLTSEFPLLLPVRSAKFSSAAAPKRKGKYMPAIDLIEIMITRSSNPATDTLLAAVGGPAKVNDWMRRQGINDFSIDRDIATLVRDDGEYDPAAWIDPRDSATPKAMVRLLQGLYRGDFLSDQSRRVLLGAMSRTVTGKRRIVANMPSDTRVSHKTGSLNNTSSDIGIIEAPDGRAIAVAIYVTGQGTRRNREARIASIARALYDGFSAKARNQRVWTNAPRTGG, from the coding sequence ATGTCATCCTCACGCTGGTCCGCCCTATTCGCTGCCTTTGCAGGCATCGCTCTTACCGTCAGCCCTGCCTCCGCGCAGACCAATGATCTTGAAGCCAGCTTCGATAGTGCGCTTGGCACCGAGCTGCGCAATCCGCAGACTTATGAGGCCGTTTATGCAAACGGCTTCGAACAGCGCATTGCCGAGCTTGCCAATGGCGACAATGGCCGGATCGGCGTTGCAGCCATGGATCTCGCCACGGGTGAGCAGATCATGGTCCTGGGGGACCAATTGTTCCCGATGGCGTCGACCAGCAAGATTGCGGTCGCTGCCGCCTATCTCGAAATGGTCGAGCAAGGGAAGTACTCGCTAACCAGCGAGTTCCCGCTGCTGCTCCCCGTCCGTTCGGCCAAGTTCTCATCCGCCGCCGCGCCCAAGCGCAAAGGCAAGTACATGCCTGCGATCGACCTGATCGAAATCATGATCACGCGGTCGAGTAACCCGGCGACTGACACTTTGCTTGCTGCGGTCGGAGGCCCTGCGAAGGTCAATGACTGGATGCGGCGTCAGGGCATCAACGATTTCAGCATCGACCGGGATATTGCTACGCTAGTGCGCGATGACGGCGAATACGATCCCGCGGCCTGGATTGACCCACGCGATTCCGCGACACCGAAAGCGATGGTGCGACTGCTGCAAGGGCTTTACCGCGGCGACTTTCTCTCGGATCAAAGCCGCCGAGTTTTGCTCGGCGCGATGAGCCGCACGGTCACTGGCAAGCGCCGGATCGTTGCCAACATGCCTTCCGATACGCGTGTCAGCCACAAGACCGGATCGCTGAACAACACATCGAGCGATATCGGTATCATCGAAGCGCCCGATGGACGTGCGATTGCGGTGGCGATTTATGTCACCGGGCAAGGCACTCGGCGTAACCGCGAAGCGCGGATCGCTTCGATCGCGCGCGCACTTTATGACGGCTTCTCTGCCAAGGCGCGCAACCAGCGGGTCTGGACCAACGCGCCGCGCACGGGCGGTTGA
- the polA gene encoding DNA polymerase I yields the protein MSEQQHLYLVDGSSYIFRAYHRLPPLTDPEGTPVGAVYGYTTMLWKLADDLDAADGPTHLAVILDKDSKSFRNDIYPEYKANRPEPPEDLRPQFPLIRDATRAFSLPCIEEAGLEADDLIASYAREAQRQGWNVTIVSSDKDLMQLIGEVDGARIDMLDTMKSARIYVPEVEEKFGVEPELVGDVLALMGDSVDNIPGIYGVGPKTASKLICEHGSLTAALDFAPEMKKSKLKERLLEGREDAEMSRVLVTLKEDCDLPVALTDMELVKIPEEPLAAFLAKHGFTSLLKRLGTGSGSPERANNLHPDKADKAGDAGTEQGNRQSIPDMPKLDRGAYETVQSMNRLEAWVARATAARLVAVDTETSALDAMQADLVGVSLALGPNDACYIPLAHGGTDMFDEKPEQIDLDAAIAALKPLLEDDSVTKIFQNGKYDLNVLARYGVMVSPIEDTMIVSFDLDAGRGEAGIGGGHGMDELSDRHLGHTPLSFKEVCGTGKKQIPFGEVPLDRATEYAAEDADVTWRLYQHLKPRLAEEGGTKVYERVDRPLIPVVAGMEREGIKVDRERLAGLSGEFAKEIGRLEGEIHELAGQEFAVGSPKQLGEILFDKLDYKGGKKGKSGQYSTDQSVLERLAGEDAPIANKVLEWRQLAKLKSTYTDALQQAINPNTGRVHTSYSLVGAQTGRLSSTDPNLQNIPIRTAIGRQIREAFVPETGNVLLAADYSQIELRLAAHMAEVDTLKEAFANGEDIHARTATEMFGEVTRDTRAQAKTINFAILYGISRWGLAGRLEVEPDEAQAMIDTYFQRFPGIQRYIMETLESVREFGYSETLFGRKTWFPRIKSKNQAERQGSERAAINAPIQGTSADIIKRAMARMLPALRDAGLNQVRMLLQVHDELVFELPESDVAAASPIIERVMAEAALPAVSLDVPLAIDIGTGASWDAAH from the coding sequence ATGTCCGAACAGCAACATCTCTATCTCGTCGATGGTTCATCCTACATCTTCCGCGCCTATCACCGCCTGCCCCCGCTAACCGATCCGGAAGGCACGCCAGTTGGAGCGGTGTATGGCTACACCACGATGCTCTGGAAGCTCGCGGATGATTTGGATGCTGCAGACGGGCCAACCCATCTGGCCGTGATCCTGGACAAGGATTCGAAGAGCTTCCGCAACGATATCTACCCGGAATACAAAGCCAATCGGCCGGAGCCGCCGGAGGATCTGCGTCCGCAATTCCCGCTGATCCGCGACGCCACCCGCGCCTTCAGCCTGCCTTGTATCGAAGAAGCGGGGCTGGAGGCCGATGACCTGATCGCGTCCTATGCCCGCGAAGCCCAGCGGCAAGGCTGGAATGTCACGATCGTCTCATCCGACAAGGATTTGATGCAGCTGATCGGCGAGGTGGATGGTGCACGTATCGACATGCTCGACACGATGAAGAGCGCGCGCATCTATGTTCCGGAGGTCGAAGAGAAGTTCGGTGTGGAGCCCGAGCTGGTCGGCGATGTCCTCGCGCTTATGGGTGACAGCGTCGACAACATCCCCGGAATTTATGGCGTAGGCCCGAAGACCGCGAGCAAGCTGATCTGCGAACACGGCTCGCTCACCGCCGCGCTCGATTTCGCTCCCGAGATGAAGAAATCGAAGCTGAAGGAGCGCTTGCTCGAAGGTCGCGAAGACGCGGAGATGAGCCGCGTTCTGGTGACGCTGAAAGAGGATTGCGATCTTCCAGTCGCACTCACCGATATGGAGCTGGTCAAAATTCCCGAGGAACCGCTTGCCGCGTTCCTAGCAAAGCATGGCTTTACTTCGCTTCTCAAGCGGCTGGGGACAGGGTCGGGCAGCCCTGAGCGCGCGAACAATTTGCATCCTGACAAAGCTGACAAGGCCGGCGATGCGGGCACCGAACAGGGCAATCGCCAATCGATCCCAGACATGCCAAAGCTCGACCGTGGCGCCTACGAAACTGTGCAGAGCATGAACCGGCTCGAAGCATGGGTCGCCCGCGCTACTGCGGCGCGTCTGGTGGCCGTCGATACCGAGACATCCGCGCTCGATGCGATGCAGGCCGATCTGGTCGGGGTGAGCCTCGCGCTTGGTCCCAACGATGCGTGCTACATTCCGCTGGCGCATGGCGGCACCGACATGTTCGACGAAAAGCCCGAACAGATCGACCTCGACGCGGCCATTGCCGCACTAAAGCCACTGCTCGAGGACGATTCTGTCACCAAGATCTTCCAAAACGGCAAATACGATCTCAACGTTTTGGCGCGCTATGGCGTAATGGTCAGCCCGATCGAAGATACGATGATCGTCAGCTTCGATCTCGACGCCGGGCGCGGGGAAGCCGGGATTGGCGGCGGGCACGGCATGGACGAGCTGTCCGACCGACATCTCGGCCACACTCCCTTATCGTTCAAGGAAGTGTGCGGGACCGGCAAGAAACAGATCCCGTTTGGCGAGGTCCCGCTCGATCGCGCGACTGAATACGCTGCGGAAGACGCCGATGTAACGTGGCGACTATACCAACATCTCAAGCCGCGTCTGGCCGAAGAAGGCGGAACCAAAGTCTACGAACGTGTCGACCGTCCGCTGATCCCGGTGGTCGCTGGAATGGAACGCGAAGGGATCAAGGTCGACCGTGAGCGCTTGGCTGGTCTCTCAGGGGAGTTCGCCAAGGAGATTGGCCGTCTGGAAGGCGAGATACACGAACTTGCCGGTCAGGAATTCGCGGTTGGCAGCCCCAAGCAATTGGGCGAAATCCTGTTCGACAAGCTCGACTACAAGGGCGGCAAGAAAGGCAAGAGTGGGCAATATTCGACCGATCAGTCGGTCCTCGAAAGACTGGCGGGCGAAGATGCGCCGATTGCCAACAAGGTGCTGGAATGGCGCCAACTGGCAAAGCTCAAATCGACCTACACCGATGCACTGCAGCAGGCGATCAACCCAAATACCGGGCGGGTTCATACGAGCTATTCGCTGGTAGGCGCGCAGACCGGTCGGCTCTCCTCGACCGATCCCAACCTGCAGAACATCCCGATCCGGACTGCCATCGGCCGCCAGATCCGTGAGGCTTTCGTACCCGAAACCGGAAACGTCCTGCTCGCCGCGGACTATTCGCAAATCGAGCTTCGGCTCGCTGCGCATATGGCCGAGGTCGATACGCTCAAAGAAGCCTTTGCCAATGGCGAGGACATCCACGCCCGCACGGCAACCGAGATGTTTGGCGAAGTCACTCGCGACACCCGCGCGCAGGCCAAGACGATCAACTTCGCGATCCTCTACGGCATCTCACGCTGGGGGCTCGCGGGCCGGCTCGAAGTGGAACCGGATGAAGCGCAAGCGATGATCGACACCTATTTCCAGCGCTTTCCCGGTATCCAGCGCTACATCATGGAGACGCTCGAAAGCGTGCGCGAGTTCGGCTATTCGGAGACACTGTTCGGGCGCAAGACGTGGTTCCCGCGCATCAAGTCCAAGAACCAGGCTGAGCGCCAAGGGTCAGAACGCGCAGCGATCAACGCACCCATTCAGGGAACCAGCGCCGACATCATCAAGCGCGCGATGGCGCGGATGCTGCCTGCTCTGCGCGACGCGGGCCTTAATCAGGTGCGCATGCTGTTGCAGGTGCACGATGAACTGGTGTTCGAACTGCCCGAGAGCGACGTTGCTGCTGCATCGCCGATCATCGAGCGAGTGATGGCCGAAGCTGCACTACCAGCCGTGTCCCTCGACGTGCCGCTAGCAATCGATATCGGCACGGGTGCGAGCTGGGACGCAGCGCACTAA
- a CDS encoding CDC48 family AAA ATPase has translation MADADAATSSRTARLQVAPARQEESGQGIARMPRSAFQELGITEGDVVEITGKRATAAIAMAAYQEDDTLDVVRLDGLQRGNAEAGSGEHVEVVAAESRPATRVVFAPAQREMRLQGPTQALKRNFFRKPLVAGDLVATTGQQPVQNMPSDVRQLLRAPAYALTQIRLSVASTSPKGIVHIDENTEVELRTEFEEPRDARAVVNYDDVGGMEDTIQQLREMVELPLRYPELFTRLGVDPPKGVLLHGPPGTGKTRLAQAVANESDAEFFTINGPEIMGSGYGESEKRLREVFEEATRAAPAIIFIDEIDSIAPKRTQVPGEAEKRLVAQLLTLMDGLEARANLVVIAATNRPDAIDEALRRPGRFDREIVIGVPDESGRREILAIHMRGMPLEEAVDIKELARVTHGFVGADIAALAREAAIDAVRRIMPRLDLDERTIPPDVLEDLCVTREDFLSALKRIQPSAMREVMVQMPNVSWDDIGGVGDAIDKLKEGIELPLKNPDAFRRLGIRPAKGFLLYGPPGTGKTLLAKAVAKEADANFISMKSSDLLSKWYGESEQQIARLFQRARAVAPCVLFIDEIDSLVPARGSGQGEPQVTGRVVNTILAEMDGLEELQSVIVVGATNRPTLVDPALLRPGRFDELVYVGTPDAPGRQHILKIHTSGMPLADDVDLVAIAEKTARFTGADLEDVVRRAGLGALRRVGGEVSEVSAEDFDEALKDSRATVTSKMEAEYRKMRGELKKRAAEVNPIGFLVPETLEPTRAKKHGEPEKD, from the coding sequence ATGGCCGACGCCGATGCCGCCACTTCCAGCCGTACCGCGCGCCTCCAAGTCGCACCTGCGAGGCAGGAAGAATCGGGACAAGGCATCGCGCGGATGCCGCGCTCGGCATTCCAGGAGCTCGGCATCACGGAAGGCGACGTGGTTGAGATCACCGGCAAACGTGCGACCGCAGCCATTGCCATGGCCGCCTACCAGGAAGACGACACGCTGGATGTGGTTCGGCTCGACGGGTTGCAGCGCGGCAATGCTGAAGCGGGATCGGGCGAGCATGTTGAAGTCGTCGCAGCCGAATCCCGTCCAGCAACACGGGTGGTGTTTGCTCCGGCTCAGCGGGAAATGCGCCTGCAAGGGCCGACTCAGGCGCTCAAGCGGAATTTCTTCAGAAAGCCGCTGGTTGCAGGAGATCTGGTCGCCACAACCGGGCAGCAGCCGGTACAGAACATGCCGTCCGATGTGCGACAGCTGCTCCGCGCACCAGCTTATGCGCTGACCCAGATCCGCCTCTCGGTAGCGTCGACCAGCCCAAAGGGCATCGTCCACATCGACGAGAATACCGAAGTCGAATTGCGCACCGAGTTCGAAGAACCGCGCGACGCACGCGCGGTTGTGAATTACGACGATGTCGGCGGGATGGAAGACACCATCCAGCAGCTGCGCGAAATGGTCGAGCTGCCGCTACGCTATCCGGAGTTGTTCACGCGGCTTGGCGTCGACCCGCCCAAGGGCGTGTTGCTCCACGGCCCTCCCGGCACCGGCAAAACCCGGCTGGCGCAAGCGGTGGCCAATGAATCCGACGCTGAGTTCTTCACCATCAACGGTCCCGAAATCATGGGTTCGGGCTATGGTGAGAGCGAAAAGCGCCTGCGCGAAGTGTTTGAGGAAGCGACCCGCGCCGCGCCCGCTATCATTTTCATCGACGAGATCGACTCGATCGCCCCCAAACGCACGCAAGTGCCGGGCGAGGCTGAGAAGCGTCTGGTGGCGCAGCTGCTGACGCTGATGGACGGCCTTGAGGCGCGCGCCAACCTGGTGGTGATCGCAGCGACCAACCGCCCCGATGCGATTGATGAGGCGCTCCGCCGCCCGGGTCGCTTCGACCGCGAGATTGTCATTGGGGTGCCGGATGAAAGCGGCAGGCGCGAAATCCTTGCGATCCATATGCGCGGGATGCCGCTCGAAGAAGCGGTCGATATCAAGGAACTCGCGCGCGTTACCCATGGCTTCGTCGGTGCTGATATCGCTGCACTGGCGCGCGAGGCTGCGATCGACGCTGTCCGTCGGATCATGCCGCGGCTCGATCTGGATGAGCGGACCATTCCGCCTGACGTGCTCGAGGATTTGTGCGTCACCCGCGAGGACTTCCTCTCGGCGCTTAAACGCATTCAACCATCGGCGATGCGCGAAGTCATGGTGCAGATGCCCAACGTCTCATGGGACGATATCGGCGGCGTCGGCGATGCGATCGATAAGCTGAAAGAGGGGATCGAGCTACCGCTCAAAAACCCTGACGCGTTCCGGCGTCTAGGCATCCGCCCGGCGAAAGGCTTCCTGCTCTATGGGCCTCCGGGAACCGGAAAGACTTTGCTGGCTAAGGCCGTCGCGAAAGAAGCCGACGCCAACTTCATCTCGATGAAGAGCTCGGACCTACTTTCCAAATGGTACGGCGAAAGCGAACAGCAGATCGCGCGCCTGTTTCAGCGCGCCCGCGCCGTTGCGCCTTGCGTCCTGTTCATCGACGAGATCGACAGCCTCGTGCCCGCTCGCGGATCCGGACAGGGTGAACCGCAAGTCACAGGCCGCGTGGTCAACACGATCCTTGCCGAGATGGATGGGCTTGAAGAGCTGCAATCCGTGATTGTCGTGGGCGCGACCAACCGTCCGACACTCGTCGATCCGGCTTTGCTGCGGCCAGGCCGGTTCGACGAATTGGTCTATGTCGGCACGCCCGACGCGCCGGGTCGCCAACACATTCTCAAGATTCACACCAGCGGTATGCCGCTTGCGGACGATGTCGATCTGGTCGCGATTGCCGAGAAGACGGCACGTTTCACCGGCGCCGATCTCGAAGACGTGGTGCGCAGGGCCGGACTCGGCGCGCTTAGGCGTGTCGGCGGCGAAGTTTCCGAGGTTTCTGCCGAAGATTTCGACGAGGCGCTGAAGGATTCGCGCGCCACGGTCACGTCCAAGATGGAAGCCGAATATCGCAAGATGCGCGGCGAACTGAAAAAGCGCGCCGCCGAGGTCAATCCGATTGGCTTCCTTGTGCCAGAAACGCTTGAACCAACGCGGGCCAAGAAGCACGGCGAGCCCGAGAAAGACTAG
- a CDS encoding CoA transferase subunit A: protein MNKLYPNAAAALEGVLSNDMLIAAGGFGLCGIPERLLDAIRDSGVTGLTFASNNAGIDNEGIGKLLRTKQVKKMISSYVGENKEFERQFLSGELEVEFCPQGTLAERMRAGGAGIPGFYTKTGVGTQVAEGKEHKDFGGEQYILEEGIFADLAIVKAWKADETGNLMFRKTARNFNQPAATCGKICVVEVEEIVPAGSLDPDAIHLPGVFVNRMVLGAPYDKKIEFRTTRERENA from the coding sequence ATGAACAAACTCTATCCTAACGCTGCTGCCGCGCTCGAAGGGGTGCTCTCAAACGATATGCTGATCGCTGCCGGTGGCTTTGGCCTTTGCGGCATTCCCGAAAGGTTGCTCGATGCGATCCGCGACAGCGGGGTCACGGGGCTGACCTTCGCCAGCAATAATGCGGGGATCGACAACGAAGGCATCGGGAAGCTGCTGCGAACCAAGCAGGTCAAAAAGATGATCTCGTCCTATGTCGGCGAGAACAAGGAGTTTGAGCGGCAATTCCTATCTGGCGAACTCGAAGTCGAGTTCTGCCCGCAAGGCACCTTGGCCGAGCGCATGCGCGCTGGCGGTGCTGGCATCCCCGGCTTCTACACCAAGACCGGCGTCGGCACACAGGTCGCCGAGGGCAAGGAACACAAGGATTTCGGCGGCGAGCAATATATCCTCGAAGAGGGAATCTTCGCCGACCTTGCAATCGTCAAGGCATGGAAAGCCGATGAAACCGGCAACCTGATGTTCCGCAAGACCGCCCGCAATTTCAATCAGCCCGCGGCAACTTGCGGCAAGATCTGCGTTGTCGAAGTCGAAGAGATTGTGCCCGCCGGTTCACTCGATCCCGACGCGATCCACCTGCCCGGCGTATTCGTCAATCGCATGGTGCTCGGCGCGCCCTACGACAAGAAGATCGAGTTCCGCACCACTCGTGAGAGGGAAAACGCCTGA
- a CDS encoding DUF5076 domain-containing protein translates to MFGKKSNPNAIDVDGFDFLKDSVEVARLWVENEGPATCLIQPDRLEQPEAFGLLMVDTIRHGARAYAQCYGISEEEALQRIWQGVDMERSHNTTDLDTVQDFDPDQ, encoded by the coding sequence ATGTTCGGAAAGAAATCCAATCCGAACGCCATCGATGTCGATGGCTTCGATTTCCTCAAGGACTCGGTAGAGGTTGCGCGCCTTTGGGTGGAGAACGAAGGACCCGCGACTTGCCTGATCCAGCCGGACAGGCTCGAGCAACCCGAGGCATTCGGATTGTTGATGGTCGACACAATTCGCCACGGCGCCCGCGCCTACGCTCAGTGCTATGGCATTAGCGAAGAGGAAGCGTTGCAGCGGATCTGGCAAGGGGTCGATATGGAGCGCTCGCACAACACGACCGATCTCGACACCGTCCAGGATTTCGACCCGGACCAATAG
- a CDS encoding CoA transferase subunit B has product MTQETIGWTRDQMAARAARELQDGYYVNLGIGIPTLVANHIPEGMQVTLQSENGMLGIGPFPYDDEVDPDLINAGKQTISELPHSAYFDSATSFSMIRGGHIDLTVLGAMEIAENGDIANWMIPGKMIKGMGGAMDLVAGVKKIIVVMDHASKAGDPKFIPECTLPLTGTNVVDMIITNLGVFHRADHDSPFRLIELAPGVTEEEIAAKTTAQYEVALEPA; this is encoded by the coding sequence ATGACCCAAGAGACAATCGGATGGACCCGCGACCAGATGGCCGCCCGCGCCGCGCGCGAATTGCAAGACGGCTATTACGTCAATCTGGGTATCGGCATTCCGACTTTGGTCGCGAACCACATTCCCGAAGGCATGCAGGTAACCCTGCAGAGCGAGAACGGGATGCTTGGCATTGGGCCTTTTCCCTATGACGATGAAGTCGACCCAGACCTCATCAACGCCGGCAAGCAAACCATCAGCGAACTGCCGCACAGCGCCTATTTCGACAGCGCCACCAGTTTCTCCATGATCCGCGGCGGGCATATCGACCTGACCGTGCTCGGAGCGATGGAGATCGCAGAGAATGGTGACATCGCCAACTGGATGATCCCGGGCAAGATGATCAAGGGCATGGGCGGCGCGATGGACCTTGTCGCGGGCGTGAAGAAGATCATCGTGGTGATGGATCACGCCAGCAAGGCAGGCGATCCGAAGTTCATTCCCGAATGCACGCTGCCGCTAACCGGAACCAATGTGGTCGATATGATCATCACCAATCTCGGCGTTTTCCACCGCGCGGATCATGACAGTCCGTTCCGCCTGATTGAGCTGGCACCGGGTGTGACCGAGGAAGAGATCGCAGCGAAGACGACAGCGCAATACGAGGTGGCGCTAGAGCCGGCGTAG
- a CDS encoding CaiB/BaiF CoA-transferase family protein — MWLNQPRNPNAPLAGLKVVELARVLAGPWAGQILADLGADVIKVESPEGDGTRLWGPPWVERTDATGKVHREAAYYHACNRGKRSIIADFGDEAGLARVGELCRDADVLIENFKTGGLARFGLDYASLTSDNPRLVYCSITGFGQTGPRAHEAGYDFVIQGMSGFMAVTGEPDGVPVKMGISISDLSTGVWAANGIQAALLQRVRTGKGQHVDMSLLDCSVALLANQASYFMTTGDNPPRMGNAHAQVAPYGVFPVSDGHVILSPANDGLFVKLVKMLDRDDLADDPRFTSNAGRVENAKALDAEIAAITAGWSKAELLDACHQHGVPAGPINNLDEVFADPQVIARGMRVDLGGMPGVRSPFVFSEAELALDRPSPMHGEDG, encoded by the coding sequence ATGTGGCTCAATCAACCCCGCAATCCGAATGCCCCTTTGGCGGGTCTGAAAGTCGTCGAACTTGCCCGCGTGCTCGCGGGACCATGGGCTGGGCAGATACTCGCCGATCTGGGCGCGGATGTGATCAAGGTCGAAAGCCCGGAAGGTGATGGCACGCGGCTGTGGGGTCCACCATGGGTAGAGCGCACCGATGCGACTGGGAAGGTCCACCGTGAAGCCGCCTACTACCATGCCTGCAATCGGGGAAAGCGCTCAATCATTGCGGACTTTGGCGACGAGGCAGGGCTAGCGCGGGTAGGCGAGCTTTGCCGCGATGCCGATGTCCTGATCGAGAACTTCAAGACGGGCGGTCTCGCCAGGTTCGGTCTCGACTACGCGTCGCTCACGTCGGACAATCCGCGACTGGTCTATTGCTCGATCACTGGCTTCGGGCAAACAGGACCGCGCGCTCACGAGGCTGGCTATGACTTCGTGATCCAAGGGATGAGCGGCTTCATGGCGGTTACGGGAGAGCCAGATGGCGTTCCGGTGAAGATGGGTATTTCTATCTCCGACCTGTCCACCGGCGTTTGGGCGGCCAACGGGATTCAGGCGGCACTCCTACAGCGTGTACGCACCGGTAAGGGGCAACATGTCGATATGAGCCTGCTCGATTGTTCGGTCGCGCTGCTCGCAAACCAGGCTAGCTACTTCATGACCACCGGCGACAATCCGCCAAGGATGGGGAATGCCCATGCCCAAGTCGCTCCCTATGGCGTGTTCCCAGTGAGCGACGGTCACGTGATCCTTTCGCCAGCAAATGACGGGCTATTCGTGAAGCTGGTCAAGATGCTGGACCGGGACGATTTGGCCGATGATCCACGCTTCACGTCCAATGCTGGCCGGGTCGAAAACGCAAAGGCGCTCGACGCAGAAATCGCGGCGATCACTGCAGGCTGGTCCAAGGCCGAACTGCTCGATGCTTGTCATCAGCATGGCGTCCCCGCTGGCCCGATCAACAATCTCGATGAGGTCTTTGCCGACCCGCAAGTGATCGCGCGGGGAATGCGGGTCGATCTTGGCGGAATGCCGGGCGTGCGGTCGCCCTTCGTGTTTTCCGAAGCCGAACTGGCGCTCGACCGGCCATCGCCGATGCACGGTGAAGACGGCTAG